Genomic DNA from Cucumis melo cultivar AY chromosome 10, USDA_Cmelo_AY_1.0, whole genome shotgun sequence:
GACTTTCATCGGGTGTGTGGCGAGCATGTTGTCGTCGGCGGACTCTGAAACTGCCGGTGATAGGAAAATGATGAAGGCTCCGGGAAAGCATGGGGAGGAAATGTACAGAGATGAGTTTGAGAAGGATCCTTCCAAGTATTTCAGAGACTTGAGGAAGAAATGAGATCACTATAAACATCTGAAGATATTAAATTAAAGctcctaataataataaattaattagttttGGTAATTTTGTGGGGTTTTTGTTTTCGTTGTTGTTGATTTTCTGCTTTTATGAATGTTGTGTGATGATGAAGACACAGTACTGTGAGTGAGTTCTTATGGGGAGTTTCAAAGTGTGGAATGAAATGGGAGCATCGTGCAAGTTCGTAAGTCTTTTTGTCATGTAAAATATTAACATCATCGTCCCTCGTTTAAAAGATGATTGTTCGGTATTCCATTTTCTTTCACACCTGTCATTTTCTCTCAAGGTTGTGCGATCCTTCTTTCAAACTCGTCTATCAAGCTTCAACTTTCGACTCTGCTTTGTTTTATCGTTGCTTCGTCTCTCAACTCCGATTTAGACTCTCTCACTCGGCTAAGGCATTTTCTCTTAACTTCGTTTGAACATTTGTGTATTTTTTGGTTCCTTGAAGCATATGGTCTCTAGATTTCTCTTAACCaagttttgtattttatttcatttcgaATAAACTGTGTTACACATGCTGACATAAACGATGCACAGAAATTGAGGTATAAAATTAAGTGGTTTGTTCCATTTAGTCTAAATGTAACATAGTATGAACGAATATTTGGTTTCAAACATTTATCATCGTTTTGTCCATGTGCATTTTTTctaagaaaaatgaaaactatGTCAATTGAGGCTATGTTTATTTTGAAAGGTATAAGTAATATAAAGTCCATTCAAacattagaaaataataatttaattgaagaaaaaaaaaaagccacaccaaaaacaaacaaatattttagagaaaaattaAAGACCCAACCAAATTAATCCATTGAGAAATTAGAAATTAGACCCAAAGTGTTGATAGTGAAGTTTCCCCATCTAAATCACAATTCACAATTCTCTCCAATATTTCAATTACATTATTTACATCATCTCATCTCTGAAAACAGAGAGATCTCACATTCAATCAAAACCACAAATTCAATTTGTTTAGAACCAAAACCAAAAATCGGTTTTAAGCCAAAAGCCAGAAATCCTTTTGACGCTTTGTAGTGATCAAATAACCACCCAATTTCTTGCTCTTCCTTCTCACTGCAATCGCCATACAACTCGCATTCTGTATACAATACTCCACCACGCCTCCACTGCTGCCACCGCCCCACCGCTGCCCTGCCCACACCATCAAAAGCCGCCATGTAGTCGACCGTTTCTTCTGCCCCAATACCAACAACGACACCCCTCTCTTTCTCGCTTCTTCCACTATCACTGCCCCCTTCTCCTTCCCTCCTTCCACTACTACAACCTCCGTTTCCACCTAACACAACACAAAATTTTTCAAAAGCTGTCGCAAATTTCTAGCTTTTGGTTACCACGTATAGAACAAAACATTACCTCAGGTCTCTTCAATTGGCATAAAGTCCTCATTGAATGAACCAATTCATAAGCTCTTGGTGCTGTCTCCTTATTGGGTCCTTCCCCTATAGTAAGTAAATAAGAAACAGAATCGACAACAGATTCAccacatttcaa
This window encodes:
- the LOC103489193 gene encoding universal stress protein PHOS32 isoform X2 — translated: MGKTGAKLPSFCLNRIRPHVRVPIQSKPDYVSAKTGPNKKIDDCSDEKNDHIGVDQSNKGVMGIGRKIMIVVDSTIEAEGALHWALSHTVQIQDNILLLHVTKPSSKGEGPNKETAPRAYELVHSMRTLCQLKRPEVETEVVVVEGGKEKGAVIVEEARKRGVSLLVLGQKKRSTTWRLLMVWAGQRWGGGSSGGVVEYCIQNASCMAIAVRRKSKKLGGYLITTKRQKDFWLLA
- the LOC103489193 gene encoding uncharacterized protein LOC103489193 isoform X1; translation: MGKTGAKLPSFCLNRIRPHVRVPIQSKPDYVSAKTGPNKKIDDCSDEKNDHIGVDQSNKGVMGIGRKIMIVVDSTIEAEGALHWALSHTVQIQDNILLLHVTKPSSKGPNSPTFSLSLFLFHILVLNFCLKCGESVVDSVSYLLTIGEGPNKETAPRAYELVHSMRTLCQLKRPEVETEVVVVEGGKEKGAVIVEEARKRGVSLLVLGQKKRSTTWRLLMVWAGQRWGGGSSGGVVEYCIQNASCMAIAVRRKSKKLGGYLITTKRQKDFWLLA